DNA sequence from the Hippoglossus stenolepis isolate QCI-W04-F060 chromosome 17, HSTE1.2, whole genome shotgun sequence genome:
attaaaaaaaaaaatccagaacctaaaaaagtgcaaaaattATAAATGAATGAGGTTTCAGACTTTTACGATACACTTTTGTGCTTTAAATATTGCACAGAGCTACACTTGCACGAACACATCCTGAGATCAGATTTAATGTGAGCACTTAGAAACATTCCTCTCCcctcagaaaataaatgtgaaaacatcattCTGGTTTAAAACTTGCACTTAAATATGAAGCAGTGTCTACTACCAGCTCCTTCACTGGGTGCGTGCCTGACTTCTTAGAAATTTGATCAAAAgttaatttcctgttttcagtctgtttcatttgaataacTCTCAGAGGCCGAACTGTATttctcaacacaaaacaaaagattgTTGTGCAGCggaactgtttcttttttcatttcccacCAATGGAAAAGGaactgtggctgtggctcaggaggtggagccaGACGTTCGGTGGTTCGATCCAGGCCCCCCCATTCTGagtgccgaagtgtccttgggcaagatactgaaccccataTTGCTCCTGATGGCTAAACCGGCAGTGTGCGAttgatgtgtgacagagaaaagctgcaggTAGACACACTGGtaacactggtgtgtgtgaatgggtaaatggcaaaACTGTCGTGAAAAATGCTTTGAGTGaacatcaagactagaaaagctcaaTATAAAACTCTTTTAATCCACAGGCTCAGTACCACAGCTGCATACTCTTTgactctttctttaacatcatccctctctcctagTCCCTCATTTAGATTATCTGTGTAATGCCACTAATACATTCATTTCTGTGTATTAATTACCTGCAGACAGAATGAcataaataatttattcaaaatgaatcCCAGTGCATTCCTGTAGAAAAGCAACACATCTTTACAGCTTCTCCTTAACAATATGAAgatgagaggaaggaaaaaacagattGATCTAAAGTAGAAGCACCAATTGCTCACCACAGGAAATAtagtgtaaaaaatgttttggttttgatttatcCACTGTACAGCTTTTATAGTGAAGGAAGTTTGTCTCAAGCAGGTACCTCGCTCTTCAAAATTTGTGTGAATGACGTGAGCGACGGTCAAGCGTGATGTTGTTTCAACATGGCCTGTGcagaaactttattttcatgGGGGCCGCTCGTCTGTTAGCTCTTGCAGCAGCCTTTGTGCTCGTCCTGTGCCTCGCTGGCCAGCCCAATGGGGCTGGATAGAGTTACAGCACTAATGGAGCCGCGGGTCACCTCTCTGCTGGCCACCTTCCTATGGatctctggacacacacacacacacacacacacacacacacgtcatagGGCAATTCCAAGAAAACAGAGGATGTGTATTTTGACAAGAGTTAGTGAACCCTTACCAGAGAGGACTTCATTGAAAGCAGCCTCGACGTTGGTGGAGTCCAACGCTGATGTTTCCATAAACATTAAACCTTTCTTCTCTGGATTGGGAGCAATGAAAAGTGGCTATTTTCAGGCAGCAAACTTAACACTATTGAACACTATACTTTTCATTGTCAGTTGATGTGGCTCAAGAATCTGTGGGTAATGACGACGCCAGTGAACTGACCTGCAAAGTCCCTGGCCTCCTCTTTGGGCACGGTCCTGAGGTTCTCCAGGTCTCTCTTGTTCCCCACCAGCATGACCACCATGTGAGGGTCCGCGTGGTCGAACAGCTCCTTCAGCCACCGCTCGGCGCTCTCATAGGTCAGGTGCTTGGTGATGTCATAGACCAACAGGGCCCCGACCGCTCCCCTGTAATACCTGAGTCCACCAGGTGAGAGAGGGTTGgatcttaaaggttcagtgtgtacgattttggagaaagggatttattggcagaaattgaatataaactAATCTTAGGGATGTtgtcactagtgtgtttcatctgtttcattgttattttctttaccctagaattggctctttatatttaaatactttagctttacatcgggagcgggtccttCAGCGCTGCATTCAACTTCCCCTCTAGAGGTCACTAAATTCGGCACATGGAACCTTTAAGGAAGTTGCTATCGTAGAAAAATTACTGATGTGGGTGCAGGAGGTGTGACTGTTTTTACTCAACTCAGTTACACAAACCTATGTATACTCCatatactctgtgtgtgtgtgtgtgtgtgtgtgtgtgtgtgtgtgtgtgtgtgtgtgtgtgtacccacgCTGAGGTGATGGCCCTGTAGCGCTCCAGCCCCGCCGTGTCCCAGATTTGAGCTTTGATGGAGAAGTTGTCCAGCTGAACTGTCCGCGTGCTGAACTCGACACCGATGGTTGTGCGGCTGTCGTGATTGAACTCATTTTTGGTGAAGCGGGACAGAATATTGCTTTTTCCTACACCAGACTCCCCTATCAAAACCACTGGAAACAGGCAAAGACGAGgccaaaataaatcaatctgtAAGAAATACCTTGATGACACATTAAGTCCAAGAATATAAATGgtcagtgataaaaaaaatctataggTTTCTGTAACTAATCAGAGATGCTTGGTCTGATTTGACACATGTAGACTTTCTGTCACCCTCACAAGACACACCAGACACCATGACATCACATAAACGTGGCAGGTCTGCCCAGTGGCTGACACTTCTCTGGAATGGATGGAATGAATCGTCACATTTAAACCATGAAACCAGGCATAAAAACAACCTCTCATTGTTAGTGAGGTGTGAGGAAATGCAAGATTATTTCCATaataggtcaaaggtcaatagGTTTACAATCAAATGGACATAAAGCATCCACTTCCTTGTTCACCTCCCTCCTGCCTGTGAAATTCCTGCTACAACCTGAGCTGCACCTGACAGCTTTACagcaacacacgcacacgaatACACTGCTTTGTCTCTTCAATCACAGCTCAACTAAACACGACTCACCTTTAAAGACAAAGTTGTACGAATCATCAGACCCCATGGTGCACGCTGTGGCGACAGGATCTGGTGTCACGCAGTAAATATCAGCTCCCAGAGCAGAGAAGAGCAacaggtaataaaaaaaaaaaagaggaacagaaagaaCACACAACctcacttctctttctctccttccggtgtggagagagagagagagagagagagagagagagagagagagagagagagagtgtaaagGTGAAAATTGATGAAAgagagttaaaaaaataaaaaaataaaccaaacaggcTTTATCCACCCGCTTCCTCCTTTCTGTGTGGATAGGGGGCAGCTCCTGATTGagggcaggcagacaggcaggcagtTAGGCTGGAGTCCTGCCGGCCTGCCGATCCCTCATCAGCTGACACAACAGGGAGGGCAGACAGGCGGGGGGGTAGGAGCAGGTGGAACAGGTAGAACCGCTCTCAGGTACAGACTCCACCCTCTCCTATGCTCTTCTTTCATTAGTGTGACAATAAGCCTGACCTAACAGGTGGATCTCTTTGTCGCCATTTTGCCACCTGTCTGATGGGGATGGGCTAATATACACGTCTCACTGTGGTTGCACttggttttttaaattttaaacagataaacagtTACACACAGCACATTTTGAGTTTGGACTCACATAGTTATACTATAGGTGTTAAAGGTAGGTGGCGGAAATCTTACAATCCTGCATCATGGTTTGCTTGTGA
Encoded proteins:
- the LOC118124800 gene encoding ras-related protein Rab-25; this encodes MGSDDSYNFVFKVVLIGESGVGKSNILSRFTKNEFNHDSRTTIGVEFSTRTVQLDNFSIKAQIWDTAGLERYRAITSAYYRGAVGALLVYDITKHLTYESAERWLKELFDHADPHMVVMLVGNKRDLENLRTVPKEEARDFAEKKGLMFMETSALDSTNVEAAFNEVLSEIHRKVASREVTRGSISAVTLSSPIGLASEAQDEHKGCCKS